A region from the Pseudomonas sp. KU26590 genome encodes:
- a CDS encoding NADH:ubiquinone oxidoreductase gives MRAIWLPVRLAWVLSVITSTQVLAESCVVHSQGERVDVKVCQENLNIPPDLFHNGFCKPQLKDQKTDVTYSEQCPAGSFGQCSNAQVANMPYRQNIHYYGVASDAAFLKPFCEQQSQGIWKTP, from the coding sequence ATGCGAGCAATCTGGCTGCCGGTGCGGCTGGCGTGGGTGCTTTCGGTAATAACGTCGACGCAGGTCTTGGCCGAGTCGTGCGTCGTGCACAGCCAAGGCGAGCGAGTGGACGTGAAAGTCTGTCAGGAGAATCTGAACATCCCGCCAGACCTGTTCCATAACGGTTTCTGCAAACCCCAGCTCAAGGATCAGAAAACCGACGTCACCTACTCGGAACAATGCCCTGCCGGGTCATTTGGCCAGTGCAGCAACGCGCAGGTGGCCAATATGCCTTATCGGCAGAACATTCACTATTACGGCGTGGCCAGCGACGCAGCGTTTCTCAAACCGTTCTGCGAGCAACAGAGCCAAGGCATCTGGAAAACGCCGTAA